Proteins found in one Bacillus subtilis subsp. subtilis str. 168 genomic segment:
- the yerC gene encoding transcriptional repressor-histidine operons (Evidence 2b: Function from indirect experimental evidences (e.g. phenotypes); PubMedId: 23504016, 26735940; Product type r: regulator), whose translation MQIDKLRGKELDQLFNSILSLKDLEECYRFFDDLCTINEIQSLAQRLEVARMLREGNTYHKIETETGASTATISRVKRCLNYGNDAYEMALDRVKETETESSSK comes from the coding sequence ATGCAAATCGATAAATTACGCGGCAAAGAGCTGGACCAGTTATTTAACTCGATCTTATCGCTGAAAGACCTGGAGGAATGTTACCGATTCTTCGATGATCTATGCACAATTAACGAAATTCAATCGCTGGCTCAGCGCCTTGAAGTGGCGCGCATGCTTCGCGAAGGAAACACGTATCATAAGATTGAAACAGAAACAGGCGCTTCCACGGCTACGATTTCCCGTGTGAAACGCTGCTTAAATTACGGAAATGACGCTTATGAAATGGCGCTTGACCGTGTGAAGGAGACGGAAACAGAGTCTTCTTCCAAATAA
- the yerB gene encoding putative lipoprotein (Evidence 3: Putative function from multiple computational evidences; PubMedId: 12073041; Product type lp: lipoprotein), with protein sequence MKKWMTVCALCFVFFLLVSCQQKDAVPDTAKKLKAPLTGLKTEQKVTERRPVAVVVNNHPKARPQSGLSKADIVIEALAEGQITRFLAIFQSQMPETVGPVRSAREYFVTLSNGFDSIFVHHGWSPGAKKQLESGAADYMNGLDFDGSLFWRADFSKPPHNSYTSYDYIKKAAEQKGYKLKQETNPLLFQTSDAKPANESYNVRVDYGTNNVTNLVEYNYDKKAEFYTRSSDGVITTDRETGKPVAMQNIFIVEASHHIIDQDGRRDIDLESGGKGLLFQHGNVIETDWKQVNGRIVPVKDGKWLPFVPGKTWINIVPDLDAASISKGEGV encoded by the coding sequence ATGAAAAAATGGATGACAGTTTGCGCGCTGTGTTTCGTGTTTTTTCTGCTGGTATCCTGCCAGCAGAAGGATGCTGTCCCGGATACTGCAAAGAAGCTGAAAGCTCCTTTAACGGGGCTAAAGACTGAACAGAAAGTGACTGAACGCCGCCCTGTTGCTGTTGTGGTGAACAATCACCCGAAGGCGAGGCCGCAGTCGGGTCTGTCTAAAGCCGACATTGTCATAGAAGCGCTAGCCGAAGGGCAAATCACAAGATTTCTGGCCATTTTCCAAAGCCAGATGCCTGAAACTGTCGGACCTGTGCGGAGCGCGCGGGAATATTTCGTCACTCTCAGCAATGGCTTTGACAGCATATTTGTCCATCACGGCTGGAGTCCCGGCGCCAAAAAGCAGCTGGAATCCGGAGCTGCCGATTATATGAACGGATTGGATTTTGACGGAAGCTTATTTTGGAGAGCTGATTTCAGCAAACCGCCCCACAATTCCTATACGTCTTATGATTACATAAAAAAGGCGGCAGAACAAAAGGGTTATAAGCTGAAGCAGGAAACAAATCCGCTGCTGTTTCAAACATCAGATGCAAAACCTGCAAATGAATCTTACAATGTTCGGGTAGATTATGGAACAAATAACGTTACAAATCTTGTCGAATACAACTATGATAAAAAAGCTGAATTTTATACAAGAAGCTCTGATGGTGTCATAACGACAGACCGGGAAACCGGAAAGCCGGTTGCAATGCAAAATATTTTCATTGTTGAAGCCAGCCATCATATTATTGATCAAGATGGAAGGCGGGACATCGACTTGGAATCAGGAGGAAAAGGTCTGTTGTTTCAGCACGGAAACGTCATTGAAACAGACTGGAAACAAGTGAATGGCAGAATTGTGCCGGTAAAAGACGGCAAGTGGCTTCCGTTTGTGCCAGGAAAGACTTGGATCAATATCGTACCTGATCTTGATGCGGCTTCCATTAGTAAAGGAGAAGGTGTGTAA